The genomic segment TCTCAAAAACCAAATTGCCCGTAACATCAAAGATTTTAAGATCATCGCCGGACTTTACATTGTAAAACCGCATGAAATAGATGTTCGGATTGTCCGCGCCGAAGAATGTGGTCATCACTTCCCGCTTCCAAGGGTTGGGCGCCACAAAAGGCGCTGTAGACTCACTGCCACTTACATCACTGTAAGTCAGAGTCTCCAGTGAAACTGTAAAGGCTGGCGGAGCCGTCGGTATATCTACCCTGCCATATGGATCACTTACCAAGGGGTAAGACATGGTGTAATAACTCTCCAGCGAGGGGACACTACCATGTGTCGCGCTGGTGCCACCCTTGTCATAAGCGGCCACATAATACCAGTACATGAGGCCGATAGCCACGTTCTCATCTACATAACTGTAGGTTCCGCCTGAGCCAAAGCCAGAAGCGGGTCCTTCTGAAAGCACTTTGTATGGTCCAGCAGCATGGGCTGGCCATTCGGCGTTCGGTGCTGTTGAAGGAGAACCCTCAGCATCCGTGGAGCTCCCTTCAGCGCTCATCAGCGCTTCGGTGTTGGTTCCGGGTGCAGCAGCAGCACGATAAACCCGGAAGCCAGAGAAGTCAGCTGATCCAATGTCCGGATCAATAGCTGCGATCTGCGCATCGCTGTAGGTCCAAGTAATCTTAACTGTACCATCGGACTGCGTTGTTACACCATTGGCGGCAATCTGAGGAGCCGCAGGCGGCTTTGGCAGATTATAGTCCCAGTCGTAGGCCTGTTTTGCCGCCCTAGCAGCATTCTGAGTGTTTTCAAGACCGGCACCCGCCAAAACAGCAAACACCAACTTAATGGAGTCACCGGCCGCAACATCATAAGGTCCATACGCCTGAAGGTATCGCATATCCATGGGGCTCGGGTTCACACTTTTCTTATCTTCTCCCCGGAAACCGGCACTGGCAAAATTCCACCGCGCTGCGGCAGTCTGAGGATCTTCATCACCTGTCCACCAGTAGTGAGTCACATCTGTAGCAACCAATGCATCGTGGTTTTTACCGTTCAGGTTTATGGGTGTCTGTGCAACACGAACACCACGATAATCACGACCATCGTCATCGATGCCGAAGTCGTTGGCCGCCGACGCCTGATTATCACCATCCAGTTCCATGGTTGTCATGGTAACCTCATCATAATCCACAACATCATCTGTC from the Candidatus Neomarinimicrobiota bacterium genome contains:
- a CDS encoding T9SS type A sorting domain-containing protein, encoding MNKLNHEFWSLTIGASLVLNLVSFVDASDKYDLQKRGLIRTYGPAVDQTYVYHTNNAMWMGWDSYGNVGDQTCGAVIPGWVYPGCFTVEGGKGFLNYNCRAGYWIVGKIGGDYFEGTTGEYVLTRGTEPGTTSQGWAEWDEYNKEPWISHSDWSIPTLNMTVKARRLSWSFQGTTNTYYKIGAPTSTYDFNDFVIEEMTLINNGTDDITDLIMGGKADHDVTWNVPFPDWDFPFWTDDVVDYDEVTMTTMELDGDNQASAANDFGIDDDGRDYRGVRVAQTPINLNGKNHDALVATDVTHYWWTGDEDPQTAAARWNFASAGFRGEDKKSVNPSPMDMRYLQAYGPYDVAAGDSIKLVFAVLAGAGLENTQNAARAAKQAYDWDYNLPKPPAAPQIAANGVTTQSDGTVKITWTYSDAQIAAIDPDIGSADFSGFRVYRAAAAPGTNTEALMSAEGSSTDAEGSPSTAPNAEWPAHAAGPYKVLSEGPASGFGSGGTYSYVDENVAIGLMYWYYVAAYDKGGTSATHGSVPSLESYYTMSYPLVSDPYGRVDIPTAPPAFTVSLETLTYSDVSGSESTAPFVAPNPWKREVMTTFFGADNPNIYFMRFYNVKSGDDLKIFDVTGNLVFEKKISSTGSFDWNLVSRNRTQVTTGVYFWKVGDATGKLAVIR